The following are encoded together in the Platichthys flesus chromosome 9, fPlaFle2.1, whole genome shotgun sequence genome:
- the hnrnpm gene encoding heterogeneous nuclear ribonucleoprotein M: MSNEQQAENTTEKAAPPQAPQQQQQQGEVNGKAKHEANASRKERPQKRGGGGRYEPYGNVNKRYRVFVSNIPYDVKWQALKDLMKEKVGEVTYVEHLMDAEGKSRGCAVVEFRTEELMKKAVEKVNKHNFNGRPLKVKEDPDGVITQREMSKVQGAGPPGGHGGMGGMGGMGGMDRMGGMDRMGGMDRMGGMDRMHMDRMGPGSNGMVNIPTSMMNNPNIPNEVIHGLQAGKIGSTVFVANLDYKVGWKKLKEVFNMAGLVVRADILEDKDGKSRGMGTVTFEMPLEAVQAVSMFNGQLLFNRVMHVKLDEKSLPKDFGPPERGSSLPRGLSGIGLGLGPGGQPIDATQLNRGGGGGGGNGAMGNMGPGGMDGMGFGNVGGRMGGGGGGGGMENFGGMNSMDRFASSGMGRMNEMDRGIGGAFDREFGRNEMGMSRNNYGESFERGMGNSMGMDRMSSGMDRLGTSMDRMAGMDRMGMERMDRGTDLERLGSGFDRMGSGMDRLGPSMDRLAPGLDRMSSSMDRIGSAGFDRLGPSNMDRMGSGLDFGAPMNMERMGNTGIDRMPTSFDRMGSAGGIDRFSSGGLDRMTSGMDRMGSAGAGGQFDRPADLDRGFGGNSFGGAGAGGAGAGGGNIRKGCQIFVRNLPFDFTWKMLKDTFNTCGMVQYADIKMENGKSKGCGVVRFDNPETAERACRTMNGYRLNGREIDVRIDRNA, translated from the exons atgtcGAACGAGCAACAGGCCGAAAACACGACCGAGAAAGCGGCTCCACCGCAGGcaccgcagcagcagcaacagcaggg AGAAGTGAATGGGAAAGCCAAGCATGAGGCCAATGCAAGCAGGAAGGAGAGGCCCCAgaagagaggtggaggtgggcgTTACGAACCCTATGGGAACGTGAACAAGAGATACCGGGTCTTTGTCAGCAACATCCCATATGATGTCAAATGGCAAGCCCTCAAAGACCTGATGAAAGAAAAAG TGGGTGAGGTAACGTACGTGGAACACTTAATGGACGCAGAAGGCAAATCGAGG GGTTGTGC tgttgttgAGTTTAGGACTGAGGAGCTGATGAAGAAAGCAGTGGAGAAAGTAAACAAGCACAACTTCAATGGACGACCCCTAAAAGTGAAGGAG GACCCCGATGGTGTGATTACTCAGAGAGAAATGAGCAAAGTTCAAGGTGCAGGACCTCCAGGAGGCCATGGAGGAATGGGTGGAATGGGAGGCATGGGAGGAATGGACCGCATGGGAGGAATGGACCGCATGGGAGGAATGGACCGCATGGGAGGAATGGACCGCATGCACATGGATCGAATGGGCCCTGGATCAAATGGTATGGTCAACATTCCTACCAGCATGATGAACAACCCCAACATCCCCAATGAGGTCATTCATGGACTCCAAGCTGGCAAGATTGGCAGCACTGTCTTCGTTGCTAAT CTTGATTACAAAGTGGGCtggaagaagctgaaggaggttTTCAACATGGCCGGCCTGGTGGTGAGGGCTGACATTCTTGAGGACAAGGATGGGAAAAGCAGAGGCATGGGCACAGTGACCTTCGAGATGCCCCTTGAAGCAGTCCAGGCTGTCT CTATGTTCAATGGGCAGCTGCTGTTCAACAGGGTCATGCATGTCAAACTG gaTGAGAAGTCCCTGCCGAAAGATTTCGGACCACCTGAACGAGGTTCTTCTCTTCCCC gtGGTCTCAGTGGTATCGGTTTGGGTCTGGGGCCTGGTGGCCAGCCCATTGATGCTACTCAActcaacagaggaggaggaggaggtggcggcaATGGAGCAATGGGCAACATGGGCCCTGGAG GAATGGACGGAATGGGCTTTGGCAATGTGGGAGGTCgtatgggaggaggaggaggtggtggtg GAATGGAAAATTTTGGTGGCATGAACAGCATGGATCGTTTTGCCTCCTCAGGGATGGGCCGAATGAACG AGATGGACCGTGGAATTGGTGGTGCTTTTGACAGGGAGTTTGGGCGGAATGAAATGGGAATGTCTCGCAATAATTATGGAGAATCCTTTGAAAGAGGAATGG GTAACTCTATGGGTATGGACCGCATGAGCTCTGGAATGGATCGGCTGGGAACCAGCATGGACCGCATGGCAGGGATGGACCGCATGGGCATGGAGAGGATGGACCGTGGAACTGACCTGGAAAGGCTGGGTTCTGGATTTGACCGAATGGGGTCTGGGATGGACCGGCTGGGGCCCAGTATGGACAGGCTTGCTCCTGGCCTTGACCGTATGAGCTCCAGCATGGACCGCATCGGCTCAGCAGGGTTTGACCGCTTGGGCCCGTCTAATATGGATCGCATGGGTTCTGGCCTGGACTTTGGCGCTCCAATGAATATGGAACGCATGGGCAACACTGGCATTGACAGGATGCCCACTAGCTTTGACCGCATGGGCTCTGCTGGAGGAATAGACCGCTTCTCCTCGGGTGGCCTGGACCGCATGACTTCTGGAATGGATCGGATGGGATCCGCAGGTGCTGGCGGCCAGTTTGACCGTCCTGCTGACCTGGATCGTGGATTCGGTGGCAATTCctttggaggagctggagctggaggagctggagctggtggaggcaATATCAGGAAGGGATGCCAAATCTTTGTCAGAAAT ctgCCATTTGACTTCACCTGGAAGATGCTGAAAGATACCTTCAATACATGTG GCATGGTCCAGTATGCTGATATCAAGATGGAGAATGGCAAGTCCAAGGGCTGTGGTGTGGTCCGCTTTGACAACCCCGAAACTGCTGAGCGTGCCTGCCGAACCATGAATGGCTACAGGCTGAACGGAAGGGAGATCGATGTTAGGATTGATAGGAATGCATAA
- the dmap1 gene encoding DNA methyltransferase 1-associated protein 1, producing the protein MGTGADVRDILELTGGDNDGPISKKDLINSDKKKSKKTTETLTFKRPEGMHREVYALLYSDKKDAPPLLPSDTTQGYRTVKAKLGCKKVRPWKWMPFSNPARRDGAIFHHWRRVAEEGKDYPFARFNKTVLVPVYSEQEYQLHLHDDGWTKAETDHLFDLCKRFDLRFVVVHDRYDHQQYRKRSVEDLKERYYNICGKLTKVRAATGTEPKIYIFDAGHERRRKEQLEKLFNRTPEQVAEEEYLIQELRKIESRKKEREKKAQDLQKLIKAADTTTELRRAEKRVSKKKLPQKRETEKPALPETAGIKFPDFKSAGVTLRSQRMKLPSSVGQKKIKAIEQILVEQGVDLNPMPTEEIVQMFNELRSDLVLLYELKQAHSNCEYEQQMLRHRYEALLKAGGGGGCGTLGLGLITVAQGGDLNASNSTAASTPGGDIPSWPSVDDIKVEAKEQIIDVVGAPLTPNSRKRRESASSSSSVKKVKKP; encoded by the exons ATGGGGACCGGTGCTGATGTGAGGGATATTCTGGAGCTGACCGGGGGAGATAATGACGGCCCCATCAGCAAGAAAGACCTCATCAACTCAGACAAG AAAAAATCCAAGAAGACGACAGAAACTCTGACCTTTAAGAGACCAGAGGGAATGCACAGAGAGGTCTACGCTCTGCTCTACTCAGATAAGAA AGATGCACCCCCTTTGCTTCCTAGTGATACTACTCAGGGCTACAGGACAGTGAAAGCCAAGTTAGGATGTAAAAAGGTGCGTCCCTGGAAGTGGATGCCCTTCAGTAATCCTGCTCGCAGGGATGGCGCCATATTCCATCACTGGAGACGTGTGGCAGAGGAGGGAAAGGATTACCCTTTCGCCCGTTTCAACAAG ACCGTGCTGGTGCCAGTGTATTCAGAGCAGGAGTATCAGCTGCATCTCCATGACGATGGTTGGACTAAAGCGGAGACGGACCATCTGTTCGACCTATGCAAGCGCTTTGACCTGCGCTTCGTAGTTGTCCATGATCGTTACGACCACCAACAATACAGA AAACGCTCTGTGGAGGACTTGAAAGAGCGTTATTACAATATTTGTGGTAAGCTGACAAAGGTCAGAGCAGCTACAGGGACTGAGCCCAAGATCTACATCTTTGATGCAGGTCATGAAAGACGTCGCAAGGAGCAACTGGAGAAGCTCTTCAATCGCACACCTGAACAG gtgGCAGAAGAGGAATATCTTATTCAGGAGCTGAGGAAGATTGAGTCAAGgaagaaagagcgagagaagaAGGCTCAGGATCTACAGAAACTCATTAAAGCGGCTGACACAACCACAGAGTTGAGACGAGCTGAAAAGAGGGTTTCCAAGAAGAAGCTCCCtcagaaaagagaaacagaaaaaccg GCTCTTCCAGAGACGGCAGGCATCAAGTTTCCTGACTTCAAATCAGCGGGAGTCACACTGCGCAGTCAAAGG atGAAACTACCAAGCTCAGTTGGCCAGAAGAAGATCAAGGCCATTGAGCAGATCCTCGTAGAGCAAGGAGTGG ATCTTAACCCCATGCCCACTGAAGAAATTGTACAGATGTTCAATGAGCTGCGCAGTGACCTGGTGCTGCTGTACGAGCTGAAGCAGGCACACAGCAACTGTGAATACGAACAGCAGATGCTGCGTCACCGCTATGAAGCTCTACTGAAAGCTGGCGGTGGAGGTGGGTGTGGAACTCTAGGGTTAGGACTAATCACTGTGGCCCAGGGCGGGGACCTCAATGCCTCCAACAGCACTGCGGCGTCCACACCGGGAGGTGATATCCCGTCGTGGCCAAGTGTTGACGACATCAAGGTTGAAGCCAAGGAGCAGATCATCGATGTGGTTGGAGCACCACTTACCCCCAACTCG CGCAAACGGAGAGAATCGGCTTCCAGCTCGTCTTCGGTGAAAAAGGTGAAGAAGCCTTGA
- the timm44 gene encoding mitochondrial import inner membrane translocase subunit TIM44: MEGHHRKEVTCTTFKMATPLCRCYQMCARRGLQALPSSFLRLHNRPSVFRIHGFLTNSSQVPLQVRCMSGEKGGGRKGFFGEFLDNLKQELNKNKEMKDNIQKFRDEAKKLEESDALKQARRKYQTIESETVKTSEVFRKKLGNISETVKEGFEEVSRTEIGKKFIEGVEGAAKQAKTSAESVSKSGEKLGKTSAFRAISQGMESVKKEIDDLGHTGPYRPPARLRKRSEFSSKGGGDDSKVFDANEEAMGVVLHKDSKWYQQWKEFKDNNVVFNRYFEMKMKYDESDNALIRASRAVTDKMTDLIGGLFSKTEMSEVLTEILKADPSFDKDSFLKQCERDIIPNILEAMIRGELEVLKDWCYEATYSQLAHPIQQAKAMGLHFHSKILDIDNIDLAMGKMMDQGPVLIITFQAQLVMVIRNTKGDVIEGDPDKVLRMMYVWALCRDQEELNPHAAWRLLDISASSTEQIL; encoded by the exons ATGGAAGGTCACCACCGGAAAGAGGTCACATGCACAACATTCAAGATGGCGACCCCCTTGTGTCGGTGCTACCAG ATGTGTGCCAGAAGAGGACTTCAGGCGTtaccctcctccttcctgcgACTTCACAACAGACCAAGTGTCTTCAGGATACACGGGTTCCTCACAAACTCCTCACAG GTGCCTCTGCAAGTAAGATGTATGTCGGGGGAGAAGGGTGGTGGCAGAAAAGGTTTTTTTGGGGAGTTTCTGGACAACTTGAAGCAGGAGCTAAATAAGAACAAGGAAATGAAAGACAACATCCAGAAGTTCCGGGATGAGGCCAAAAAACTGGAGGAGTCGGACGCATTGAAACAAGCTCGCAGGAAATAT cAAACTATTGAGTCGGAAACGGTTAAAACATCTGAGGTTTTCAGGAAGAAGTTGGGAAACATCTCTGAGACAGTTAAAGAG GGGTTCGAAGAAGTCAGTCGAACAGAAATTGGGAAAAAATTCATAGAGGGAGTGGAAGGAGCAGCCAAACAGGCCAAGACGTCTGCAGAGTCCGTCTCTAAGAGTGGAGAAAAGTTGGGAAAGACGAGTGCATTCAGAGCCATATCTCAG GGCATGGAGAGTGTCAAGAAAGAGATCGATGACCTCGGTCACACTGGCCCTTATCGGCCTCCTGCCAGACTCCGCAAGAGAAGTGAGTTCTCCTCCAAGGGGGGAGGGGACGACAGCAAGGTCTTCGACGCCAACGA GGAAGCTATGGGAGTGGTGCTGCACAAGGACTCAAAATGGTACCAACAGTGGAAGGAATTCAAAGACAACAACGTGGTCTTCAACA GGTACtttgagatgaagatgaagtacGATGAGAGCGACAACGCCTTAATCAGAGCTTCTCGTGCTGTCACCGACAAAATGACCGACCTCATAG GAGGGCTGTTTTCTAAGACAGAGATGTCTGAGGTTCTGACAGAGATTTTGAAGGCGGATCCTTCATTTGACAAAGATTCCTTCCTCAAGCAGTGTGAACGAGATATCATCCCCAATATACTGGAG GCGATGATCAGAGGGGAGCTGGAGGTACTGAAGGACTGGTGTTATGAAGCG ACATACAGTCAGCTGGCACACCCAATCCAACAAGCCAAGGCCATGGGGCTTCATTTCCACTCCAAGATCCTGGATATTGACAACATTGAT TTGGCCATGGGGAAGATGATGGACCAGGGCCCAGTATTGATTATAACCTTCCAGGCTCAGTTAGTCATGGTGATCCGAAACACTAAAGGAGATGTTATAGAGGGAGACCCT gacaAAGTGCTCAGGATGATGTATGTGTGGGCTCTGTGTCGGGACCAGGAGGAGCTCAACCCGCACGCTGCCTGGAGACTACTTGACATCTCCGCATCGAGCACTGAACAGATCCTCTAA